One Williamsia phyllosphaerae genomic window, TTGGGCGAGACGCCGGTGATGGTCTCGTCGCCCACCTTCGCCGCCACGATCCGGAACGAGACGGTCGACGCGACCCCCTCGGTGTTGTTGGCGGCGTTGACAACCGAGGTGGGCAGAGAGCCCTGGTCCGACGTCGCGAGCACCAGATCGGCCGACAACTCCTTGTTGATCGTGTCGTCGATCGATCCCTTCAGGCTCGACCCGAAGGTACCCACCACGGCCACGAGCATCAGCCCGAGGGTGAGGGCGAATGCGGTGGCCGCGGTTCGACGTGGGTTGCGAACCGCGTTGGTACGGGCCAGCTGTCCGATCTTGCCGAACGGTCGGCCGATGACGCGGCCGAGCGCGCCGACGAACGGGCGTGACAGCGCGGGGGCGGCGAAGACCACCGCGAAGATGAGCACGAGAGCGCCGCCGCCGACGGTGGCTGCGAACTTCGCACCCTGACCCGACGTCCCGACCAGGACGAGCGCGATACCGACGACCGCGAGCAGGCCGCCGATCGACGTCCGCATACGCAGCGAACTGGCTCCGTCGGTGGCACTCTCACGCATCGCCTCGACCGGGGAGACCTGCGCCGCGCGGCGGGCCGGAGCGTACGCGCTGACCATCGTGACCACGATCCCGACGGCCATGCACGAGATGATCGCGCCCGGGGTGATCTGCAGCGACGCCGTGGGCAGGCCCGAGGTGGACGACGTGACGGCCTTGAGGATCGCTGCCAACCCGATGCCGATCCCGAGACCGATCACACCGCCGAACAGCCCGACGACGAACGCCTCCAACAGAACCGACCGGGTGATCTGGCGACGACTCGCGCCGATCGCCCGCAGCAGCGCGAGCTCGCGTACCCGCTGCGCGATGATCATCGAGAAGGTGTTGTAGATGATGAACGTGCCGACGATGAGGCCTATCGCGGCGAACGCCAACAGGATGTAGTTGAACACATCGAGGAACTGGTTGACGTTGTCCTTCTCCTGCTGTCGCACCTGCGCGCCGGTCTGCGTCTTGTAGTCGTCACCCACGGCCGACGCGACGCGGTCGGTGAGCTGTTGCGCGGAGACACCCGGCACCGCGGACATCTCGACGTAGGCCGCGCGGGATCCGTCGGACAGTTCCTGCTTGGCCACCGACTCCTGCAGTTGCACGTTCACGAAGCCGCTGGTGTCGCCGGGGAGATCGACCAGACCGACGACCTTGACCGTCTGCGGGGTGCTGTTCCCCCGTGCGACAACGAGTTTGGTCGTCGATCCGACCGTGAGATCGGCCTTGTCGGCGGCCGACTTGTTCAGCACGATCTCGCCTGCACCCACCGGGGCACGGCCGCCCGGATAGAGCTTGCTCTCCGTCGGTGAGAGCGCCTGGTCCTGCGGCAGGAACGCCGTGCCGACGCTCGGCGCGCCACCGGTCTGCAACGCGGTCCCGTCCGCCTTGGCGATGGTGACCGGCGCGCTGTAGCGCGGCACGATGCGGCTGATGCCCAATTCGGCCTTGCGGCTGTTCAACTGGGCGACGACGGCCTCGTCGATCCCGGTGGACTGGCTGTCCTTCGGGCTGAGCCGGGTGTCGACGCCGACCGCGACCTTGTCGAAGATGCCGTCGAAGGCACTGGAGATGGTGGCGGTGAAGATGATCGACCCGGCCACGAACGACGTGCCGAGGACCACCGACAGAACCGTGAGGACGAGACGGACCTTGTGCGCGGCGAGGTTTCGCAGGGAGACCCGCCGCATGGCCGGAGCCGCCATCAGGAATCCAGGTTCTTCATGTACGCGTACACGTCGTCGGCCGAGGGCGACTGCAGTTCCTGCACGATGCGACCGTCGGCCAGGAACACGACGCGGTCGGCCCAGCTCGCCGCCCGCGGATCGTGGGTGACGATGACGACGGTCTGGCCGAACTCGTCGACCGCGGCACGCAGGATGCTCATGACCTCACCCGAGGAACGCGAGTCCAGGTTTCCGGTCGGCTCGTCGCCGAAGATGATCTGCGGCTTGCCGACCAACGCGCGGGCACACGCCACGCGCTGCTGCTGTCCGCCGGACAGTTCGCTGGGGCGATGACCGAGACGTTGGGTGAGACCGAGTCGGCCGATCACCGTGTCGAACCACTCCTGGTCGAGTTCACGGCCCGCGATGTCGAGCGGCAGGGTGATGTTCTCCCGTGCGGTCAGCGTCGGGACGAGGTTGTAGGACTGGAACACGAAGCCGATCCGGTCGCGACGCAGCCGCGTCATGTCCTTGTCGTTGAGCGTGGTGAGATCCGTGTCACCGATGGTCACCGTGCCGCCGGTGGCGTCGTCGAGGCCGGCGAGGCAGTGCATGAGGGTCGACTTGCCGGAGCCGGACGGCCCCATGATCGCGGTGAACTCGCCGGCGGCGAAGGACAGCGAAACCCCCTTGAGAGCTTCGACGGTGGTGTCTCCGGAGCCGTACACCTTGGTCACATCGGTTGCGCGCGCGGCGATCTGCGCCGTCGCGGCGTGTGCGCCGGGTGTCCGACCATCCTGGGGGACGCTCATTGATGCCTTCTCCTCGAACCGTGTGGGGGTCACGCCGTCAATCCTGGTTCGCCAGGATAGTCGTGACCATCAGGGCATCCCCTGATCTTTCCCGCGTTCGACCCCGGTGGCATCGGTCGAGAGGATGAACCCACCCCGAACCGTCGAGTGGGCGGTTACGGACGTCGAGTGGGCGGTTACGGACGCCGCGGCGTCAGAAGGTGAGCGCGAGCGTGTGCAGCTTGGTGTGCTGCGCCGGGTTGTTGAAGTTGTCGTCGCTGATGAGGATCAGTGTGCGACGGCCGCCCGAGATCGTCGGACCCCACGCCATGCCCTCGACGTTGTCGGGACGCAGCATGGGCAGCTTGGCGAAGTCGAACACCAGCCGCTTGGACATCGGCACCTCGCGGCCGGACAGCTTGTTCACGCCGGTGACCGAGGTCGCACCGCGCGTGGTGGCGACGTAGACCTTGATGCTGTTGCGATTCGCGACCGGGTCGAACCCACGCTCGAGCACGAGGTAGTCGGTGCTGCTGATCGACAGGATCTCCGAGACGCCGTTGGTGGCGCGACTGCTCGCGTTCCGGGCGATCGGGTCGGTGCGGTAGACGTACTCGCTGTTGCCCCGGCCGCCGGTGATCAGCAGACGCGATCGGGTTCCGGCCGCCTTGGTCGGGTCGCCGCCGTCCTGGACGAGCGCGGACTCGGTCATCAGCGCGACCTGGCCGCTGCGGGTCACCGTCAGGCCCTCGAAGCCGTCGTTGGTCTTGAGGCCACGGCCGGGGCCGGGCCGGTACGCGGCCGGGATCGGGATGTCGCGGACGTACAGTCCGGGCGGGCTGACGACGCGCACGAACGGCCGCGCACCCTCGCTGCTGACGACGAAGTTGCCACCCAGTTTGCGGATGCCCTCGAGGTCCGCCTGCCCCGGCAGCAACGGGATGTTGCCCGGGCCGAGGATGGTGCCGGCGTTGGTCAGCACGGGGGCCCGGGTCGCGAACTGCCCGTTTCGGGTGATGGGGAGCCGGAACTGGAAGTACCGGGCCGGGCCGTACTCGCCCTTGTCGTCGCTGACGGCCACGTAATTGCCGCCACCGATGTTGTCGATGCCCGACAGCCCACCGAAGCGGAACGGGGTCGGCACGAAGTTGTCGGGCACGGTCATCGTGTCGACGTAGCGTGCCGTGGGGCCGTTCGGCGCCGCGTTCGCGGGCGCCGCGGCGACCAGTCCGGATACTGCGACGGCGCCGACGAGGCAGCCGATCTGAACACGCTGGCCGAGACGGCTGAGACCCATGGGTCGGGATGCTACCGAATCAGCGATACGCAGCGCTATCCGAGTGACCACAAGGCCGTCGCGGAGCGACCCGGCGATGCCGTCGAATGCGGACGCGAACCGCTACGCGAGTCGCTGCTTGAGGGCCTCGAACTCGTCGGCGATGCCGGTGGGCAGCTTGTCTCCGACGAAGGAGAACCACTCCTCGATCGACGGGATCTCCTCGCGCCACTCGTCGACGTTGACCGCGAGCGCCTCGGCGACGTCGTCGAGGTTCACGTCGAGTCCGTCGAGGTCGAGCGCCTCGGGCGTCGCGACGATGCCGACCGGGGTCTCCACGCCGCCGACGGTGCCCTCGATGCGCTCGACGATCCACTTCAGGACGCGGCTGTTCTCACCGAAACCGGGCCACAGGAAGCGCTTGTCGGCGCCGCGGCGGAACCAGTTGACGTAGAAGACCTTGGGCAGCTTCGACTCGTCGGCGCTCTTGCCCAGCTCGATCCAGTGCTGCAGGTAGTCGCCCACGTTGTAGCCGAGGAACGGGAGCATGGCCATCGGGTCGCGACGGATCGCGCCGACGGTGCCCTCGGCGGCTGCGGTCTGCTCGGAGCCGACCGTCGCACCCATGAACACGCCGTGCTGCCAGTCGCGGGCCTCGGTCACCAGCGGGACGGTGGTCTTGCGGCGTCCACCGAACAGGATCGCCGAGATGGGAACGCCCTGCGGGTCGTCCCACTCCGGCGCCATGATCGGGCACTGGCTCATCGGCACGCAGTAGCGCGAGTTGGGGTGCGCGGCGGGACCGTCGGATTCCGGGGTCCAGTCCTTGCCCTGCCAGTCGATGAGGTGGTCGTGGCTGCCCTCGAGTCCCTCCCACCAGACGTCCTTGTCGTCGGTGACGGCGACGTTGGTGTACATGGTGTTGCCCTGCTTGAGGGTCTCCATCGCGTTGGGGTTCGACGACCAGTTGGTGCCGGGCGCGACGCCGAAGAAACCGAACTCCGGGTTCACCGCGTAGAGCCGACCGTCGTCGCCGAATCGCATCCAGGCGATGTCGTCACCGAGGGTCTCGGCACGCCATCCCGGGATGGTCGGCTGGATCATCGCGAGGTTGGTCTTACCGCAGGCGCTGGGGAACGCCGCGGCGATGTAGTAGGCCTTCTCCTCGGGGCTGATGAGCTTGAGGATGAGCATGTGCTCGGCCAGCCAGCCCTCGTCGTGCGCCATCGCCGAGGCGATGCGCAGGGAGTAGCACTTCTTGCCCAGCAGGGCGTTGCCGCCGTAACCCGATCCGTAGGACCAGATCTCGCGGTCCTCAGGGAAGTGGGTGATGTACTTCTCGGTGTTGCAGGGCCACGGCACGTCGGTGTCGCCGGGCTGTAGCGGCGCGCCCAGCGAGTGCAGCGCCTTGACGAAGAACTTGTCGGTGCCGAGGGTCTCGAGGACGGCGGGTCCGACGCGGGTCATGATGCGCATCGACAGCACCACGTAGGCGGAGTCGGTGATCTCGACGCCCAGCTTCGGGTCGTCGGCGCCGAGCGGGCCCATGCAGAACGGGATGACGTACATGGTGCGGCCGCGCATGCTGCCCGTGTAGAGCTCGGTCATGGTGGCGCGCATCTCGGTGGGATCGACCCAGTTGTTGGTCGGTCCGGCGTCGATCTCACGCTTGGAGCAGATGAAGGTCCGCGACTCGACGCGCGCGACGTCGGCGGGGTCGGAGTTCGCGGCGAACGAGTTCGGCTGCTTCTCCTCGTCCAGCTTGGTGATGGTGCCGGCCGCGAGGAGTTCGTCGGTGAGCCGCGTCCACTCCTCGTCGCTGCCGTCGGACCACACGACCTGGTCGGGCTGCGTCAGCCGAGCGACCTCGGCAACCCACTCCAGCAGCTCTTGATGCCGGGTCGGGGCGCTTCCGGGTTCCAGTCCGGGAATGGTCGCTGACGTCATGATGTGTCTCCTGGGATGGCCGACCAGCGAGCGCCGCGTATCTACCCGCCGTATGTGTTTGACCAGGTTACTGGTTGCGTGCACCGATCCACCAACGGGGGACCGATCGAGCGATCGGGGGTGATCGGGGTCACCGTCGGCGCCCCGATCAGTCCAGCCTGCCGATGTCGGTGCGCACCCAGTCGCCGGTCTCGACGTCGAGTCGCCGGGACTCGAACGCACCGTCGCTGTGCACCTCGGTGATCGCGTCGACGCGTCCGTCGTGGTCGGTGTCGGTGTAGACGGTGACCCCACCCGGACCGACGCGGGTGAGCGAGTCCGGGATGCCGTCGGCGTCGGAATCGACGTCGGCGGGTCCGAGGTCCCATACACGGTCACCGTCGGCGATCCACAGGTTGTCGTGCGGGTCGTGGACCGGTACCGACGCGAGCAGCGGTTCGGCCGCATCGACGTGTGTCCCGGATCCGGCCCCGTGCGCGACGTCCGTCGCATCGTCGTCGGGTCCGTCGAACGGTGAACTGACGTCCATGTGTGCTGATCTCCCCTCGGGTCAGGCAGTGCCCGGAATTCAGGCAGGGCCCGACGTGTTGGACGCGGCGCGGGCGATCGGGGTTCCATCGCGTCCGCCCGCCCGGTGCGCCCGGATGTCGGCGTCGACCCGGGCGACCTCGTCGGCGATCATCCGGGACCGCCGTTCGTGGTGCCGCATGACCTGACCCGCGATGACCGGCTCGGCCGCGGTGACCGCCCCGACGACGTCGTGTTCGATGCTCGCGCGGGACTCGGCCAACGCCTCGGCGGACCAGGACCGCATCTGCGCGCGCAGCGCACCGACCCGGCGCAGCCGCACCACCAGGGCCGCCATCGCCACACCCACGATCAGCGCCAGCGGCATGCTGATCCACTGCAGCGTGTGCACCCCGGCGAGCGGCGTCACGACGAGTCGGCCGATCCCGATGCCCGCGGACGCCCCGAGCACGACCACCAGCGCGTCCTCGGCGGCGCGCCTGCGCTCGGTGTGCGGCCGTAGGGCGATCGGCGGACGTTTCGGAACCGAGGCCGGGCCGGTCGACATGGCCTCGACCCCGAGCAGCGTCACCGAGCGGATGCGGTCGAGGTCGTCGTGCACCCGTGCATCGAGTCGGTCCCTCAGTTCGGTCACCGCCGATGCCAACCACGTCGCGTGGCGGTCGACGTCGGCGCGGCGCAGTCCGCCGATCGCATCCCGCGACCGCGCGCCGATGTCGCGGATACCGGCGTCGAGTTCCGCGACCGCCTCCGACCGCAGACGGTTGAGGCCACCGCGCAGCGCACCGAGCCGATCGGCGCGTCCCCGGTCGCGCGAGCGCACCAACCGGGCGCGGGTCGCGGTCAGCGCCGCCACGGTGACCGGTGTGGTGGCACTGAGGGGACGCCGATCGCTGGCGTCACCGACCGGCGCCCGTGCGACGGGTGCCCGTGCGTCGACCCGTCTCGGAACGTCCTCGAGGTGCTCACGGATCCAGCGTGCGAGCTCGTCGACGCCGGACTCGTCGGCGGCGCCGGCCACCGCCGCGGCTCCCGACACCGCGAACACCGGGAGCGCCTCGGCGGGGTCGAGGACGCGTCGGCTCGCCTTCGCGATCGTCGGCCAGTCCCAGAACGCGTCGACCTTCGTGCAGACGATCGCGGCGGCGCCGACCGAGGCCCGCAGTTCGTCGAGCAGGGCGCGCTCGGACTCCCCCGCCACCGACGACGGGTCGATGACGAGCAGCCCGACCGACGCCTGCGCCGCGACGCCCTCGGACCACCGCTCGACGCGCAGGCCGGGATCGACGACCGCGAGGGCGTCGATCAACGTCGCGGCCCCGGATCGTCCGACGCCGGCGACGACGACACGGCCGATCACGCGTCGACCCTGACGAGTCGGGACAGGGTGTGTTCGATCTCATCGCGGGCCGTGCCGCTCGCCGCGACACGATCGAGCGAGGCGACGACGCGGTGCAGTCGGCGCAGGCGCACCGCGTCCAGCGTCGCCGCGAGTGGGTCCGCCAGCGCCGAGACG contains:
- a CDS encoding ABC transporter ATP-binding protein, encoding MSVPQDGRTPGAHAATAQIAARATDVTKVYGSGDTTVEALKGVSLSFAAGEFTAIMGPSGSGKSTLMHCLAGLDDATGGTVTIGDTDLTTLNDKDMTRLRRDRIGFVFQSYNLVPTLTARENITLPLDIAGRELDQEWFDTVIGRLGLTQRLGHRPSELSGGQQQRVACARALVGKPQIIFGDEPTGNLDSRSSGEVMSILRAAVDEFGQTVVIVTHDPRAASWADRVVFLADGRIVQELQSPSADDVYAYMKNLDS
- a CDS encoding ABC transporter permease, with the protein product MAAPAMRRVSLRNLAAHKVRLVLTVLSVVLGTSFVAGSIIFTATISSAFDGIFDKVAVGVDTRLSPKDSQSTGIDEAVVAQLNSRKAELGISRIVPRYSAPVTIAKADGTALQTGGAPSVGTAFLPQDQALSPTESKLYPGGRAPVGAGEIVLNKSAADKADLTVGSTTKLVVARGNSTPQTVKVVGLVDLPGDTSGFVNVQLQESVAKQELSDGSRAAYVEMSAVPGVSAQQLTDRVASAVGDDYKTQTGAQVRQQEKDNVNQFLDVFNYILLAFAAIGLIVGTFIIYNTFSMIIAQRVRELALLRAIGASRRQITRSVLLEAFVVGLFGGVIGLGIGIGLAAILKAVTSSTSGLPTASLQITPGAIISCMAVGIVVTMVSAYAPARRAAQVSPVEAMRESATDGASSLRMRTSIGGLLAVVGIALVLVGTSGQGAKFAATVGGGALVLIFAVVFAAPALSRPFVGALGRVIGRPFGKIGQLARTNAVRNPRRTAATAFALTLGLMLVAVVGTFGSSLKGSIDDTINKELSADLVLATSDQGSLPTSVVNAANNTEGVASTVSFRIVAAKVGDETITGVSPKGDLSAVTPYEMLDGASKSIPSDGMIISEKTAKAKGWKRGQVIDFVSFDGTRADVRISGIFKDSQILDPFQMGDGAYGKLVPAGFQSDRLILIKAADGVSVNALRDKLTAATKDFLTVQVNDRAEFVGQASSQIDQMLAVLYGMLGLALVIAVLGIVNTLALSVIERKREIGMLRAIGMARSQIRRTIYVESVLIAIFGAVLGVILGSVVGIAVVRTFKDLGITTAVLPYELIGITLVGAAVVGVLAALWPAVRAARTNPLEAISDV
- a CDS encoding phosphoenolpyruvate carboxykinase (GTP); this encodes MTSATIPGLEPGSAPTRHQELLEWVAEVARLTQPDQVVWSDGSDEEWTRLTDELLAAGTITKLDEEKQPNSFAANSDPADVARVESRTFICSKREIDAGPTNNWVDPTEMRATMTELYTGSMRGRTMYVIPFCMGPLGADDPKLGVEITDSAYVVLSMRIMTRVGPAVLETLGTDKFFVKALHSLGAPLQPGDTDVPWPCNTEKYITHFPEDREIWSYGSGYGGNALLGKKCYSLRIASAMAHDEGWLAEHMLILKLISPEEKAYYIAAAFPSACGKTNLAMIQPTIPGWRAETLGDDIAWMRFGDDGRLYAVNPEFGFFGVAPGTNWSSNPNAMETLKQGNTMYTNVAVTDDKDVWWEGLEGSHDHLIDWQGKDWTPESDGPAAHPNSRYCVPMSQCPIMAPEWDDPQGVPISAILFGGRRKTTVPLVTEARDWQHGVFMGATVGSEQTAAAEGTVGAIRRDPMAMLPFLGYNVGDYLQHWIELGKSADESKLPKVFYVNWFRRGADKRFLWPGFGENSRVLKWIVERIEGTVGGVETPVGIVATPEALDLDGLDVNLDDVAEALAVNVDEWREEIPSIEEWFSFVGDKLPTGIADEFEALKQRLA
- a CDS encoding DUF6802 family protein translates to MDVSSPFDGPDDDATDVAHGAGSGTHVDAAEPLLASVPVHDPHDNLWIADGDRVWDLGPADVDSDADGIPDSLTRVGPGGVTVYTDTDHDGRVDAITEVHSDGAFESRRLDVETGDWVRTDIGRLD
- a CDS encoding esterase-like activity of phytase family protein, yielding MGLSRLGQRVQIGCLVGAVAVSGLVAAAPANAAPNGPTARYVDTMTVPDNFVPTPFRFGGLSGIDNIGGGNYVAVSDDKGEYGPARYFQFRLPITRNGQFATRAPVLTNAGTILGPGNIPLLPGQADLEGIRKLGGNFVVSSEGARPFVRVVSPPGLYVRDIPIPAAYRPGPGRGLKTNDGFEGLTVTRSGQVALMTESALVQDGGDPTKAAGTRSRLLITGGRGNSEYVYRTDPIARNASSRATNGVSEILSISSTDYLVLERGFDPVANRNSIKVYVATTRGATSVTGVNKLSGREVPMSKRLVFDFAKLPMLRPDNVEGMAWGPTISGGRRTLILISDDNFNNPAQHTKLHTLALTF